The DNA region ctcctTCCGTGTGCAATCGGGTTCTTCGCAAGATTTATTGCGGAAACATTGTCTACAAACAGTATGGTGGCAGCATCATCACCATATCCCAATTCCTTCAATAGATTCATAAGCCACATAGCTTGGCACGCACCTAACGACACCGCAATGTACTCGGCCTCACAAGAAGAGAGTGCTATAATCGGTTCCTTTGTTgaacaccaagagattggtgTACTACCAAACATAAAGATGTACCCCGCCGTTGATTTTCGGTCATCTTTATCTCCACACTAATTGGAATCAGTATAGCCAAGTAAATCGCACTTACGCCCCGTGTCCGATGCGGGAAAGAGAATTCCGCAACCAAGAGTACCTTTCACATATCTAAGGATCCTCTTGACCGCCGCCAAGTGAGACACCTTCGGtctctccatgaatctactcGCAATACCGACACTAAAAGCCAAGTCTGGTCGTGTATTGCACAAATACCGTAACGATCCAATCAAGCTCCGGTAAAGCGTTGGATCGACATCATCCTCCTCATCACTTTTGGACAGCTGCACTCTAGCCTCACAAGGCGTAATACAAGCATTACAATGCTCCATATCACACTTCTTCAAAATATCTAGagcataccttctttggtgcataAGCAGCCCCACTTTTGACTTGTGAAACTCTATGCCAAGGAAGTAATTCATGACACCAAGGTCCGTCATCTTAAACACTCTCATGAGCTCACTTTTGAACCTTGAAACACTCTTGTCATGGCTGCCCGTAATCAAGAGATCATCAACATACAAGCAAAGTATAATCACACCATCATTCGTATCTAATCTCACATAAACTCCATGTTCGGATACACATCGTTTGAAACCAATGTCAATAAGAAAGCCGTCAATAcgtttgttccaagctcttggagtTTGTTTCAAACCATACAACGCCTTATGTAGCTTGTAATACTTCATCTCTTGATCTTTTATCACGAAACCGGGTGGCTGCCCCACATAGACTTCCTCGACAAGAGGACCATTCAAAAACGCAgatttgacatccatttggtaaaCCATCCAATTGTTGTTATGCGCAATACCAACAACCAAACGAATAGTCTCTAATTTAGCCACCGGTGCGAATACCTCCTCATAGTCTATACCTTCTCGTTGCAAGAACCCCTTCGCCACTAATCGAGCTTTGTGCTTGATTACTTCACCTTTGGGATTTGCTTTAACCTTATAGACCCATCGCACACCTAACGGTTTCTTTCCAAGTGGTAAATCGACCAACTCCCAAGTACCGTTCTTCTCAATAGATTCCAGCTCCTCTTTCATTGCACATATCCACTTAGGATCACTTAAGGCTTCTTCCTCATTTACCAGTTCGGATTCGGCCACAAGCGTGAAATGAACAAAGTCACCATCGTTATTCACTTCGTTATCTTGGAATCTTTCGTAATCTCGGAGTCTATGAGGCAAGGCTCTTTGCCTCACTGGTCTACCAtcattaacaacaacattttgCGCTACTGTAGGTGCTGGTACAACTGTGTCATTAGCCTCAGGATCAGAGAATTCAAAAAACTGCTGCTGCTGCAAATCTTCTCTGTGTAACCAGTTACTACAATTTGGGTAACGGGTTACTGCTGCATTTTCTGTGAGTAACAGGTTACTGCTATTTGGGTAACCGATTACTGCagcattttttgcattttttacTTCATCAAAAGTCACATCCCGGGTTATGACGACCTTTCGATTTCTTCCATCGAACAACTTGTACCCTCCAGTAGAGTGATATCCTACAAATATCAGCTTCTCACCCTTATCATCCAATTTCTTCCGAAGTTGATTCGGTACATGTCGATATGTAATCGATCCAAAAACGCGCAAATGATTCAAATTTGGTTTGAAGCCACTCCAAGCGTCTTCCGGTGTGAGTTTCTCTAGCTTCTTAGTGGGACACCTATTCAACAAGTAGGTGGCTGTAAACACGGTCTCACCCCACAATTCCTTAGGCAAATTCTTCCCACAAATCATACTACGCACCTTTTTCAAGTAATTGGCCAATACTTAAAAGATTACACTTAATTCCCGGTATATACAAGACATCTTTGATCCTCGAATGTCCACCATTCCTCTTTCCGATCAAAACATCTCCTACCCCTTCGGCGCTTAAAGTGGTGTTGTCGGCAAATTTGACTTTACTTTTTGCCGCTTGATTGATTTGCACAAACCAATCTTTTCGACCTGTCATATGTGTTGAACAACCGGAATCCAAGTACCACCCATCTCTCCCTTGGACTCCATCACGAACGGTAACCAACGCATTTCGATCTGAATGCATTTTCTCGCTATTTTCCGGAACAGTACAACTGCTGTCCCGCAAACTTTCACTGCTGTAGCTGCTGCCCGGAACATCCGTAATGCCATAACTCCCCTCCGTGATCATTATTAAAAGTGTGTCCTCATCATCTACCTCTTCCCTAGCAATCTTGGCTTCATTATTGTGATTCTCGTTCGATTTACCACGACACGAATTTGCAAAGTGTCCAAACTTTCTGCACTTGTAGCATTGCACCTTACTCACATCACGCTTCTTGAAACCATTGCTATGACCACTATCCTTGGAGATACATTCACCCTTTTCACTCGTCGAATGCTTTGAATTTTGCGAATCATTTGAaccaaaattctgaaaatttgATTTACCTCTCGCCACAAATTTTCCTTTCGACCTCTTATTCTTCTCATTGAAACGCGCTTGCAAATCAATCTTCGCTTTGGCTTTGTCGGCGCCTCTCTCATCCATCCTTTGTTCATGTGCCTCTAACGAACTTTGCAATTCATCCTTGCTCAAAGTTGTTAGATCCTTTGATTCTTCAATAGCCACAACTATGTTGTCGAAATGCGGCGTTAACGAATGCAATACTTTCGATACAACATTCTACTCAAGAATCATTTCCCCATaagatttgatttgattaacTAACCGGGTAATGCGCGTAATGTAGTCGTTAATCGTTTCTTTATCTTCCATTTGTGTTAACTCGAATTGTCGCTTGTAAGTTTGTAACCTTACAACCTTCGCTTTGACGGCACCGACATATGCTTTCTCCAAGATTTCCCATGCTTGCTTCGCCGATTCACAATCGCCAACCTTCTCGAAATTGTCGTTATCAACACAAGAATGAATCAAGAATAAGGCTTTgtaatccttcttcttctcttctttgtgTGTAGCTCTTTGAATGTCGGTAGCCTCTGCCCCTAATTGTGTAACTCCATTGGCGATGATCTCAAGCACCTCTTGATAACCAAACAAAACGCTCATTTGTTTTGCCCATTTATCATAATTCTTCGAATCAAGAATCGGGATATTGGTGGGAATTCGATCATTGGAAACGATTGCCATTGTTGCAGTGGATTAGGATCGATAACCAAGGCTCTTGATACCAAATGTTGGAACATAAAATATAAAACTGAAAAATGAAGGTTCAACGATGGTGGAAGAAAAGAATATTTGGGGAAGATGAAGTTGAGAGAGAAAATAGAGAGAATagagtaatattttggatgagtATATTTTTGCATTAACCTTGAATTGGAATGATACAAATGTATTTATACATTGGGAATAAAAGCTACAACTAAAGTGATTctaaagaaaataaaatctgTTAATTTCGGGAGGGAAAAAAACagaattttaattttcaattaacAATAATCTCCCCATTTACCACCACCTTCTCCACTTCCACCACTAGCTCCACCACCATAATCTCTTATGCTACCACTTCCACCTCCACTTCCACCATCACAATCTCCTTCTTTACCGTTGTCTTTACAATCACCACTTCTTCCACCACCATAATCTCCTCTACTTTCACTGCCTTTACCAGCACCATTTGCTGCACCACCATAATCTCCTCCACTACCACTACATTTACCATCATATTCTATTCCTTTTCAACTTCCACTTCCTCCACCACCATAATCATCTCCATCACTACCACTTCCACCTCCTTTTTCCCTACCTCTCCCTATTCCACCTCTACTACCTCCTCCTTGACTGCCATCGCCACTAATAACACCAAATTCGCTATCACCATACTCCCCACCTCCTTTTTCCTTACAGTTTCCATCATGAAGTGGCTCCAAAATCATTTTTGTTCCACCTAAAGTTGCAAAGTTTTACACAATTGACTTAATTAACCAAGATTCACATTACTTATCAATCCCattaaaataaaacatataaAAAATTTACCTTTTTCATGCTTGTAACATCCCTTAAGCTCTTCATAGACACTTATCTTTGCACCTTCATCAATATCATGCATAATTAAGTTATTGTAACAACAAAATTTAATCATACACCAAATATATTCATGGGGGAGTGGTTATAAAAATTCATCATATGGATGTTTTTTTCTAAAATCTTTTATCAGTTTCATGTACACATTTAATTCACCAAAATCTTAAACAAAGTTGATAAACAAATAAATTGACGATGATTTCAAGGTTCATACTTGGTGGATCAGGATTCGGCTCATCAGCCACCACTGCAGAGATGAGAATCACACCCGTCAGAAGTATGAGACAAACAAAAGATTTGAAATTCATCATTgtaaataaataaacataaaacAAAAAGATACTTGAAAAAAGGATGGAAGAAAATGTTCTTACAACACTCTTATTTATAGTGCCTCAAAAGTATTATCAAATTAAATACTATTAATAATATGGGGCCTTATCATTAACACTATTTTTTGTCACCATATTAAAATTAAGTTTCATCCAATTTTGTTGAAGATATGAAAAATGACACATAAAAAGGCATCTAAGTTAGGATTGATGACAAAAAGAAAGTTAAAGAATCAATGAAAATTGTAACTTGCTTgggaagaaaaataaaatgagatTACAAAGTTGAGTAGGGCGGTGGcaatgtttttaaaaaaaataatctaTATTACTATCTTGCTAAGAAAAATTAGTTACAACCTtgattaatttttatttttaattctcACTTTTTTTTAAAACATTATGTGGGGACTAGTCAATTGATAATGCTAATATTATTAGATTAGACGTTTTTATTTGTCATTTCGTATACATATTAAAAAGAAGAATATATTTAATGTGTTTATTTTAAgaaattttattaaaatattttttatttaaattaaataagtATATGATATTTATCAATACTTTTTTAGTCTTATATTTTTTGTTTGGTTTTAATCATCACaattatatgtcattttgttttTGATCTTGCAAAATTAATTTAGATTAATCTCTGATATGTGTAGGTAATATTTATTTAAGTCTTTCTGATAATAACATTATAGAACTAAAACTAAAACTAAATATGCTACCTACAAAAGCTATACTACAAAAGCTATACAACAAAATAACAATGATTTAAAACTAAATGACATATATTTCTAAGAATTAAAACTAAATAAAAGAAATTATATATTTGTAGAGACTAAAtctatatttatttattttattttattttattttttatagaTAGATGCATCTCACTCGTACTTTTTATCTTCTATTTTTTCTATTGAATTAAGAGCATTCTGACATCAAGGGAATAACTAAACATCTCGATTATGTTGGCACTACTAGCTACCCTTGTCCTTTGTCCATAgctcaaataaaaataaaatgaaaattatgTACATGAGACCACTATACCAAAACCCCGAACAAAACGAATAGTAAAAATTACTCTATGAAAAATGGTAATAGGGAAGACATAACTTATCCTTCATAAAGGTATTTCGTTAATTAGAATCACCGGTTCTGCAACAAAGATGAAATCTGAACTATAAGAATTCAAATAATTCTTCAAGGATAGATGATGTTAATCACTAATAAGGTCCAGAAATACGTTAAATACGTAAAAACTTATTAACTTATTTTACAAGCAATCATGGCAAAAAAACCCAATTTACCTATAAAAAGCATTATAACAACTTTTTGGATTTTTCTAGTATGTAATAATCAAAAACATGTAAAAAGAACTGGAAAATCATAAATCACAGCATAAAGGCCTAGCAAAAACAAAGTCACAACAAAGTTTCAGCCAAGACGGGCTCGATGAGTTATGACTATTGGCACGCCTAACAAACTTAAGAAGCTAGAATACTTCAATGCTAAGTTACGTCATGGTGAAGGAAGGGTTGCTTCATTGATCGAGGGATAGCGGTGCTCCCAGTGCCAGAGGGGGAATATGGCCAACTGTAGCCCTAAATAGGAGTTTCTTACCTTAAAAGAAAAGCAGGCTCGCTGGTCGAAAGGACAACGCGCCCATCGAAACTTTTGTTTCATCAATAATAAATAGGGGTTCCCAATTAAATTTTAGGGGAGTTTCGGTGGATTGAGGTAGTATAGAATTGGAGTAAGTTCACATTGGTCTCCAACATGAGAATAAGAGTGGGAGATTTAAGGCAGGAACGTTGCTCAGGTGATATGGCAGATAAAATTCAAAGATTATCTTTGTGGGATTATCGAAACAACTACGATGAGTAAGCGTAGCTAAAAATATCTTTGTTGGATATAGATGTAGTCATTATATTCCAGTACTGAATAGTTCATGGAGTTCTATGTAAGTTTATTCAAGATTTAATATTGATGGATCTTTGTTATTAATACATGATTTAGATTTGCTACCTAAAACTTGTTTTCATGGTGTGACTTGACATTCTAAAGGTGTTGGTCATTGTCATACCCAAAACTTTGACCCCATTTACTTTATCCATCTCAGTCTTTTAAAACCATAGTTTCCATTAGGGTAGGTCTGGTGCATGAGTGCCTTGTGTCACTCTCAGTTCACCTGAGTTATCATCTGATGCCATGTTCCATCTAAGTCATTCATGAGTAAGTCATATGGTCAACTCGAATGATCTAAAAGTCAAAGGAGGACCATTTTGACCTTTATCCTCTTTTTTAAGTTTACTAGCACATAAAGAGTTTTTTATTTTTGTTGCTAATATTACTATTTTTGGTCATTGTGATTATTTAGCAAAATTAGTAATTTTATTATTAAGTATTAAGCATTAAGCATTATTTAGATTATTATTAAGTATTATCATTAAATTATTATCTATtatctattattattatttattattattgggttattgtttattttttattattaagatattattattattattatttataattaATATCGTTATTATTAGTATTTTTAATTATCATTTGAGATTAACTACTATACACTatcagtgtaaaaagttttacaccgtcgattcatcaccatcatccgtttgtattactttatagatttttaaaataaaagtcaaacttcttttaatatccgacgtctataattaactgacggtgtaaaatccttttacactgtcagtgtatttcaattaaattcttATCATTTTTTTAATATTGAGTAGAGTGcctttttatttttctctttatAAACTTATCATATTTTTAATATTAAGTAGAGTGCCATTGATTCTCACACCCTCCAGTGTTGCTTAAAGTCCAATATCCCCACTGAATTTGAACCCCCTCccaattctattttattttcttatttcttattctatttattatttatttgtatttttaagTTAGTCATTTAGTGTTTTTTTAATTGTGCTTAGGtgttaattaatttaattaattgttaGCTAGTTACAAAAACTATccttttttatttaatttaaaacaaaaaattttcattttaatttaaattttatattAGTTGGTTAATGATGAAGAATGATGGATAATATTTCCCTTTATTTTATAAGTTCAAACAACCAATCATAATCCTTCTTCTTATTCAaattctatttttaaaaaatatataaaacaTTCCTTTTTATATtcaaattaataaaataaatagaaaataagATTTTTTTCTCAACTTGTAAATAATTCATATTTGTGCATATCATCAAACTACTTTTATAAGTTAAATTAAATCAATATTTTTTGCAAATCGAAGGTGGATACACATCCATCATGTCCCTGAGTAATTGATTGGTTAGCGCTCTCTGCATCGATTGATTACTTAGAACcaaaacaattaaaatcaaaCATCACTCATCAAACCTTTTATGTGCCCTGGTACACcattccaaaaatatttttcataaaaGGATAGTTCAAGTTATTTTCAACATGAAACAAAAACAAGCGCTTAAGCCTTTATCGTGCGAGCATACAAGCCGAGGTTTTCACGCAAGAATGACTTAACTTATATTATATAAAAGCAACCAAcacacaatttttttttgaaCTACGATGCtatgattttctcattgcacaatgaaaATACATAGACACGAAGTTTTGAAaccttggcgagcacaataattAAAAAACCTTTTTCCATTGTAAAtaatttatttttgtaaatactcgaataaaaaaaagaaaaaataaatagacCCTTAACAAATAATCAACCTTATAAATTTAggaggttcccgttgagtataaagatgtgaggggtgttaataccttccccttgcataaccgactcccaaaccctATTTTGGTTGCGATGAACATCTTATCCTTTTATTTCCCTTACAATTTTATTGTCATTTTCCCTTTTCTTAGGAATAAATAGAAAACAGTGTTGACTCCACCAGTCCATCCGCGAGTGTTCTATGTGCTTCACGAGATCATATTTTTTTAtatgcgacaactggcgactctaCTAGGGAATATCCCTAAAGAGAGTTAAACCTACTATTTAGTTTGAGGgctgtttgttttgtttgtttatttttattttttttatcttatttttttgttttgctttatttattgattttatttctttattatttCATACCTTTGTTCTCCCCTAAATCTAAATCCATGTGTCTCCAAATCACACTACTCAACTGATCATAAAGGTATCAATATTAGTAATGTTCAAATTGTGATGATATCAATTGGATCCTCAATATCAATTGTGATGATATCAATTGGATCCTCAATATTAGTAATGGTAATTATAGTTCAAAGGTGTCTTATTGGAAAGGAATCAGATATGGAGTCTGATCTA from Lathyrus oleraceus cultivar Zhongwan6 chromosome 1, CAAS_Psat_ZW6_1.0, whole genome shotgun sequence includes:
- the LOC127086452 gene encoding uncharacterized protein LOC127086452, translated to MAIVSNDRIPTNIPILDSKNYDKWAKQMSVLFGYQEVLEIIANGVTQLGAEATDIQRATHKEEKKKDYKALFLIHSCVDNDNFEKVGDCESAKQAWEILEKAYVGAVKAKNVVSKVLHSLTPHFDNIVVAIEESKDLTTLSKDELQSSLEAHEQRMDERGADKAKAKIDLQARFNEKNKRSKGKFVARGKSNFQNFGSNDSQNSKHSTSEKGECISKDSGHSNGFKKRDVSKVQCYKCRKFGHFANSCRGKSNENHNNEAKIAREEVDDEDTLLIMITEGSYGITDVPGSSYSSESLRDSSCTVPENSEKMHSDRNALVTVRDGVQGRDGWYLDSGCSTHMTGRKDWFVQINQAAKSKVKFADNTTLSAEGVGDVLIGKRNGGHSRIKDVLYIPGIKCNLLSIGQLLEKGA